In a single window of the Littorina saxatilis isolate snail1 linkage group LG5, US_GU_Lsax_2.0, whole genome shotgun sequence genome:
- the LOC138966199 gene encoding uncharacterized protein, giving the protein MASYQVVCNVTRPPEPTAVCEVSGFQEKAASHSSAVFQDCGLIADSPQSDADDLLSCALVTKTSASFSGEDNFHSQLKLPFFWCDLCPFETESKASLLLHTVQQHCFVCRYCSFVALSRCAVVRHTLGLHPEFAQQFREQRLRSCQLKRREFQQYFQPESNLPPLPRKQADRGTAHDTSGAGPSNQYESKINSHDVKTDQEAGNSSSSESVEEMPVPFIQQASAGGETLGLSSTSAASQVPVTKFHLTPQVIGENVVSSSGMEPEVEIAGVSESASGALQDITPQTTTLLSSRISEQLQRGSAEQSRVTDAETPTIQGSVSVEVKCEPDTKDRDFAQALVRSSAGFSQGEGRSDEPSNADAESCADDMIVELKQEPEDTFPEEIDSSGLARRSYPRRDIQQVDSRARPTVSPTLSAIQEETLQRQFEESFGMQTSASSASSAGQPHPVRLFTPSQRLSLPQLVENFLLSPSQSERPTVEELLTTKFNPHLSLEVEGSAESFSATSMLRRLLTKPQQNARAGQSVSHGNNVNDVDADLQEVCEDNNQFQAAGRPDGKLWETTAASVSLAPKQPPVENFLLSPQSADGIADLTSSLSVAESITPSGKNSELERPHTFPEETITPFIKQEPVDVEDFYHSSLAASGDELHKHGSVHPRENIQTHTQPASMPAKVPAETLKSYSNMSLRDLLTMKTELDERAVQEVDTYEGGSADEGEVVWECGFCHFSGEDKAVVQAHRQEHHLQQMAEAGFGDNQGDDSRRSSLEDEEDEGSYSGSANQEKASRGWTDEPQPSTSRGFTASAYQYSDVPEVQAGSKRSTAPRLDDDYDYLSEETEASESGTEPEDLSDKNYVPPSSATLGEVLSSEDEDKTGMKTSTARIKRRGRLPGPRKNKAADVVHGQPHATKQNGSRARESETVSVDSEIEHEMLYNCPFCSHPTGSVQELKSHICRSADEKHMLFLHYGAASGSLCYVCPGDRCVDTFPNAQSYLMHVLSCQGHVLDAQECSVQKRSQSALDKLQRVAGFLNCPVSNCYFVSPFKDQMNVHMNSHVQQVQASQMLLFRSVCSVMAKLYATVKGFDRFLCYRCGTILMNMSLVMEHMNTEHGGKVRGMMHTVQLLDQRPRGIMVAVQCLQCSHCVPSLDKWFTHQCPPEDRPGNDHSTSPEHPQSVALYTPKTVTLLFEEWMWRKQTLSIKALTGMRPENKTQGQSGEGDRNRPIGQLPLIRSILLAEPPRTDSNVKGKLAKLVSKRLGKKDTEEDDLGEKETEEDDVTTMLQCDDCQNFVSESEWKQHNCFVDTIKDSECAAAAVPPHSGSPSRTDNSQPPEQASHSMLLSALASLHQTKSASSRAAGSVSASAPPLIPAPSLVHKQKQATGSSRIPALTPAPCLRQASASSSVTHPSLLNLLTKGVGSSGSQPSPGDPGAPSTSQCTVGDLRSSINEGAGMIRSLLMGSASSAKVSFGGVEKQVLPTTSRGQEGLQVSDAASDNFKVRDTSGNISQQPWIAQRQPNNPEKSQTHSSSQDSTDGASSRKKRRTEVAPKAGGSSGPSPAPLMCFLRQQGDQVMQVLGNVWDTQDDVVPQP; this is encoded by the exons ATGGCAAGCTACCAGGTTGTGTGCAACGTGACCCGGCCGCCAGAGCCCACAGCAGTTTGTGAGGTCAGCGGGTTTCAAGAAAAGGCAGCCAGTCACTCAAGCGCCGTCTTCCAAGACTGTGGGCTAATTGCCGACTCTCCACAAAGTGATGCTGATGACTTGCTGTCCTGTGCCCTTGTGACCAAAACAAGTGCTTCCTTTTCAG gaGAAGATAACTTTCACTCTCAGCTCAAGTTACCCTTCTTCTGGTGCGACTTGTGCCCCTTTGAGACAGAGAGCAAAGCCAGTCTCCTCCTTCACACAGTTCAACAGCACTGCTTTGTCTGCCGATACTGCTCTTTTGTGGCTCTCTCAAGATGTGCCGTTGTTCGCCATACTCTCGGTTTGCACCCTGAGTTTGCACAACag TTCCGTGAGCAGCGGCTGAGGAGCTGTCAGCTGAAACGTAGAGAGTTCCAGCAGTATTTTCAACCCGAGTCAAATCTGCCGCCTCTGCCCAGGAAACAGGCGGATCGTGGCACTGCTCATGACACCTCTGGGGCTGGGCCAAGCAACCAATATGAAAGCAAAATCAACAGTCACGACGTAAAAACAGACCAAGAGGCAGGTAACTCCAGCAGCAGTGAAAGCGTGGAAGAGATGCCAGTACCATTCATCCAGCAGGCTTCAGCAGGAGGCGAGACCTTGGGTTTATCTTCTACCTCTGCCGCCTCCCAGGTCCCTGTCACAAAATTTCACCTTACCCCTCAGGTCATTGGGGAGAATGTGGTCAGTTCTTCTGGCATGGAACCGGAAGTTGAAATTGCTGGAGTCAGTGAATCTGCCTCTGGAGCTTTGCAGGACATAACTCCTCAAACAACCACATTGTTGAGTAGTCGGATTTCTGAGCAGTTGCAAAGGGGGAGCGCTGAGCAGAGCAGAGTTACAGATGCTGAAACACCCACAATTCAGGGTTCAGTGTCTGTTGAAGTCAAGTGTGAGCCAGATACTAAAGACAGAGATTTTGCGCAAGCTCTGGTGAGAAGTTCAGCTGGCTTCAGTCAGGGAGAAGGCAGGAGTGATGAACCATCAAACGCAGATGCTGAAAGCTGCGCAGATGACATGATTGTGGAATTGAAACAGGAACCAGAGGACACCTTTCCAGAGGAAATCGACAGCTCAGGCTTGGCACGTAGGTCCTACCCCCGCCGTGACATCCAACAAGTTGATTCCCGCGCCAGACCTACAGTAAGCCCCACACTGTCCGCCATCCAAGAAGAAACCCTGCAGCGGCAGTTTGAGGAATCATTTGGCATGCAGACGTCTGCCTCATCGGCTTCTTCCGCTGGCCAGCCCCATCCCGTGCGACTCTTCACCCCGTCGCAGAGGCTATCGCTGCCACAACTTGTGGAGAACTTTTTGCTGAGTCCTTCCCAGTCAGAGCGTCCCACAGTGGAAGAGCTTCTAACAACAAAATTCAACCCACATCTCTCTCTTGAAGTTGAAGGATCAGCTGAAAGTTTTTCGGCCACTTCTATGTTACGACGCCTCCTGACTAAACCCCAGCAGAATGCTCGAGCGGGTCAGTCAGTTTCACACGGTAACAATGTAAATGATGTTGATGCTGACTTACAAGAAGTTTGTGAGGATAACAACCAGTTTCAAGCTGCTGGTAGGCCTGATGGCAAACTATGGGAAACAACTGCTGCAAGCGTGTCTCTTGCTCCAAAGCAACCACCAGTTGAAAACTTTCTGCTGTCGCCACAATCTGCTGATGGAATAGCGGATCTGACATCATCTTTGTCTGTAGCTGAAAGTATCACCCCTTCTGGCAAGAACTCGGAGCTTGAAAGGCCCCATACATTTCCTGAAGAGACCATAACCCCGTTTATAAAGCAAGAGCCAGTGGACGTTGAAGACTTCTACCACTCTTCCTTGGCTGCGTCTGGGGACGAGTTACACAAACATGGCTCTGTTCACCCCAGAGAAAACATCCAAACTCATACACAACCAGCTTCAATGCCTGCCAAAGTGCCAGCAGAGACACTGAAGTCCTACTCCAACATGTCTCTGAGAGATCTTCTCACCATGAAGACTGAGTTAGATGAGAGAGCAGTGCAAGAGGTTGACACATATGAAGGCGGAAGTGCAGACGAGGGGGAGGTGGTGTGGGAGTGTGGGTTCTGTCACTTCTCTGGGGAAGACAAAGCTGTGGTCcaggcacacagacaggagCATCACCTGCAGCAGATGGCAGAAGCTGGGTTTGGGGATAACCAAGGTGACGACTCGAGGAGAAGCAGCTTGGAGGACGAAGAGGATGAAGGGTCTTACTCTGGGTCAGCAAACCAAGAAAAAGCTTCAAGGGGCTGGACGGATGAACCACAGCCATCCACATCAAGAGGTTTCACTGCTTCGGCATATCAATACAGTGATGTGCCGGAGGTACAAGCAGGCAGCAAAAGATCTACTGCACCTCGCCTTGACGATGACTATGACTATCTGTCGGAGGAAACTGAAGCATCAGAATCTGGGACTGAGCCTGAAGACCTGAGTGACAAGAACTATGTGCCGCCATCGAGTGCGACACTGGGAGAGGTGTTGAGCTCTGAGGACGAGGACAAGACGGGGATGAAGACATCCACAGCAAGAATCAAACGAAGAGGAAGGCTGCCAGGTCCCAGAAAAAACAAAGCCGCTGATGTTGTCCATGGACAGCCACATGCCACCAAGCAAAACGGTTCCAGAGCTCGAGAAAGTGAAACAGTGTCAGTCGATTCAGAAATAGAACATGAGATGCTTTACAACTGTCCATTTTGCAGCCATCCTACTGGATCTGTACAGGAACTGAAGAGTCACATCTGTCGTTCGGCAGACGAAAAGCACATGCTGTTCTTACACTACGGTGCTGCATCAGGAAGTCTCTGCTACGTCTGCCCAGGTGATAGGTGCGTTGACACCTTCCCCAATGCTCAGAGCTACCTCATGCACGTATTGTCTTGTCAAGGTCATGTTTTGGACGCTCAGGAATGCTCCGTGCAAAAGAGGTCACAGAGTGCCCTGGACAAGCTGCAGCGCGTGGCTGGCTTCCTCAACTGTCCCGTCAGCAACTGCTACTTCGTCAGCCCCTTCAAGGACCAGATGAACGTGCACATGAACTCCCACGTGCAGCAGGTCCAGGCCTCCCAGATGCTGCTCTTTCGCTCTGTCTGCTCTGTCATGGCCAAGTTGTACGCTACGGTCAAGGGCTTTGACCGCTTCTTGTGCTACCGCTGCGGCACCATCCTGATGAATATGAGCTTGGTTATGGAGCACATGAACACTGAGCATGGCGGTAAGGTGAGGGGAATGATGCACACGGTTCAGTTGCTGGACCAGAGACCGCGTGGCATCATGGTGGCTGTCCAATGCCTCCAGTGCTCGCATTGTGTCCCATCTCTGGACAAATGGTTTACGCACCAGTGTCCACCAGAAGACAGACCTGGAAATGACCATTCTACCTCACCGGAACATCCCCAGAGCGTGGCGTTGTACACACCGAAGACGGTTACCCTGTTGTTTGAGGAGTGGATGTGGAGAAAACAAACTCTCAGTATCAAGGCGTTAACAGGCATGAGACCTGAGAACAAGACCCAGGGTCAAAGTGGAGAAGGAGACCGTAACAGACCAATAGGACAGTTACCTCTCATCCGCAGCATTCTGCTGGCTGAGCCTCCTAGGACAGACTCAAATGTCAAGGGCAAACTAGCGAAACTTGTTTCTAAAAGGTTAGGCAAGAAAGATACAGAGGAAGATGAtttaggagagaaagaaacagaggaaGATGATGTGACAACAATGTTGCAGTGTGACGATTGTCAAAATTTCGTGTCTGAGAGCGAGTGGAAACAGCACAACTGCTTTGTTGATACCATCAAAGACTCAGAGTGTGCAGCTGCAGCAGTACCTCCGCACTCAGGCTCTCCATCCAGAACTGACAATTCTCAACCTCCTGAACAGGCCTCCCACTCTATGCTGCTGTCAGCACTGGCCTCTCTTCACCAAACTAAGTCTGCCTCTTCACGCGCCGCAGGGAGTGTCTCTGCCTCTGCCCCTCCCCTCATCCCTGCCCCGTCTCTTGTCCACAAGCAGAAGCAGGCCACTGGCTCTAGTCGTATCCCTGCCCTCACTCCGGCCCCCTGCCTGCGTCAAGCTTCTGCCAGTTCTTCAGTCACACATCCCAGTCTCCTCAACCTCCTGACCAAAGGTGTAGGCAGCAGTGGCTCACAGCCGTCACCTGGGGATCCTGGCGCCCCTTCCACTTCTCAGTGCACTGTAGGAGACCTTCGCTCTTCGATAAATGAAGGAGCTGGTATGATTCGATCACTGTTGATGGGTTCAGCTTCTTCAGCCAAAGTTAGCTTTGGTGGCGTAGAAAAACAGGTGCTACCAACCACAAGTAGAGGCCAAGAAGGATTGCAAGTCAGTGACGCAGCATCAGACAACTTCAAAGTGAGAGACACCTCCGGCAACATCTCACAACAACCATGGATCGCACAACGTCAACCCAACAATCCTGAGAAATCGCAAACACATTCGTCATCACAGGATTCCACTGATGGTGCCTCCTCCAGAAAGAAGAGAAGGACGGAGGTAGCACCCAAGGCGGGGGGTTCTTCAGGTCCTTCCCCAGCTCCTCTGATGTGTTTCCTGCGTCAGCAAGGTGATCAGGTGATGCAGGTGCTGGGCAACGTCTGGGACACACAGGACGATGTTGTTCCACAACCTTGA
- the LOC138966193 gene encoding actin, cytoskeletal 3-like: MFAEVKERLCYVAMDYATEEQAVTEFAGKPQSSGIKQSYNLPSETITLETERSQCPESLFQPNWLRVDALGVHQLIHNAIDKCPRDSNAELYGNILVTGGCTCFPGFLERLEVEVKKLCPDESLVNIHAPDNRKTLAWRGGSELCASKNAQDKWITRAEYEEKGENIIERKRTIFKNGGQGRSENTHFDSQDIPEGDTTPRQSTATDIN; encoded by the coding sequence ATGTTCGCTGAGGTGAAGGAGAGGCTGTGCTACGTTGCCATGGACTACGCCACGGAGGAACAGGCGGTGACAGAGTTCGCTGGCAAGCCGCAGAGCTCGGGCATTAAGCAGTCATACAACCTCCCCAGCGAGACCATCACCTTGGAAACGGAGCGGTCCCAGTGCCCCGAGTCGCTCTTCCAGCCTAACTGGCTGAGGGTGGATGCTCTGGGCGTTCATCAGCTCATCCACAACGCCATAGACAAGTGTCCGAGGGACTCAAACGCGGAACTTTACGGTAACATCCTCGTCACTGGCGGGTGCACCTGTTTCCCTGGATTCTTGGAACGACTTGAAGTGGAGGTGAAGAAACTGTGTCCCGATGAAAGCCTCGTGAACATTCACGCGCCAGACAACCGCAAGACTCTGGCGTGGAGAGGAGGCTCGGAGCTATGTGCTTCAAAGAACGCACAGGATAAGTGGATAACGAGGGCAGAATACGAAGAGAAAGGGGAAAACATTATCGAAAGAAAACGGACAATTTTCAAGAACGGGGGACAAGGGAGGAGCGAGAATACACACTTTGACTCGCAAGATATCCCGGAAGGCGACACAACCCCGCGTCAGTCCACAGCAACAGATATCAATTAA